One Lottiidibacillus patelloidae DNA window includes the following coding sequences:
- a CDS encoding acyl-CoA dehydrogenase family protein codes for MKFTLSDEQQMVKKMVRKFVDEHINPHIQTWDRQGYFSTEVLKKLGELHLMGVCIPKKYGGAGMDYNTLAIVCDELERGDTAFRTAVSVHTALNSMTLLQWGNEEQKMKYLVPQSKGEKIGAFGLTEPNAGSDVAAIETSAQLNDDHYVINGSKTWISLCDIADHFLIFAYTDKSKKHRGISCFIVERDFPGVSSKAIKGKLGIRAGNTGEVILDNVKVPKENLVGEEGEGFKIAMSALDNGRFTVAAGACGQINACLEASLAYCHERETFGKKIGEHQLVQQMIAKMVVSLENSRLLVYKAGELKNEGKRNTKETSLAKWYACDAAFDAAVDAVQIHGAYGYSDEYPVERFLRNAKAPVIYEGTREIHTIMQAEYALGYRQDKKLRKMLPSWPFNE; via the coding sequence ATGAAGTTTACATTATCAGATGAACAACAAATGGTAAAAAAAATGGTTCGAAAGTTTGTTGACGAACATATTAATCCACACATTCAAACATGGGATAGACAAGGATATTTTTCTACAGAAGTCTTGAAAAAGTTAGGAGAGCTCCATTTAATGGGTGTTTGTATCCCGAAAAAATATGGTGGGGCGGGGATGGATTACAATACGCTAGCAATCGTTTGTGATGAGTTAGAGCGTGGAGATACTGCATTTCGAACTGCGGTATCGGTTCATACGGCATTGAATAGTATGACGCTTTTGCAATGGGGAAATGAAGAACAAAAAATGAAATATTTAGTGCCGCAATCAAAGGGTGAGAAAATTGGTGCCTTCGGATTAACAGAGCCAAATGCAGGGAGTGATGTTGCTGCCATTGAAACTTCAGCACAACTAAACGATGACCATTATGTGATAAATGGCTCAAAAACTTGGATTTCATTATGTGATATTGCCGATCACTTTCTAATTTTTGCTTATACGGATAAATCGAAAAAGCATCGTGGAATTAGCTGTTTTATCGTTGAACGTGATTTCCCAGGAGTATCCTCAAAAGCGATCAAAGGAAAGCTTGGCATTCGTGCTGGTAATACAGGAGAAGTTATTTTAGATAATGTAAAAGTTCCTAAAGAAAACTTAGTCGGTGAAGAAGGAGAAGGATTTAAAATTGCAATGTCAGCGTTAGACAATGGAAGGTTTACAGTTGCCGCTGGGGCATGTGGTCAAATCAATGCATGCTTGGAAGCAAGTTTAGCTTATTGTCATGAAAGAGAAACGTTTGGTAAGAAAATTGGTGAACATCAACTTGTTCAACAAATGATTGCAAAAATGGTTGTTTCCCTCGAGAATTCCCGGTTATTAGTTTATAAAGCAGGAGAATTAAAGAATGAAGGTAAGCGGAATACAAAGGAAACATCATTAGCAAAATGGTATGCATGTGATGCAGCGTTTGATGCAGCTGTTGATGCAGTGCAAATTCATGGTGCATACGGATATTCCGATGAGTACCCAGTTGAAAGATTCTTACGAAATGCAAAAGCACCAGTAATTTATGAAGGAACAAGAGAAATTCATACGATAATGCAAGCTGAGTATGCGCTAGGGTACAGACAAGATAAAAAATTAAGAAAAATGCTCCCGTCATGGCCGTTTAACGAATAA
- a CDS encoding aminotransferase class I/II-fold pyridoxal phosphate-dependent enzyme, with translation MDVLSNRLKRIPPYVFTSINKKKKELINEGIDIIDLGIGAPDLPTPPSIVNKLQTELASQQQVFQYSPFSGIEEFRVAVANYYKNVYNVTLDPNEEVLTLIGSKEGISHIVPALADKNDIVLIPDPSYPVYKTATYLADATAYEMPLLAKNDYLPDYAVIPDEILQCSKLMFLNYPNNPTSTSADIDFFSRTVAFAEKNSIAVAHDAAYQLMTFDNKPAPSILQVEGAKECCVEFGSFSKSFSMTGWRIGYVVGNKDIIKALATVKNNTDTCQFIPIQKAATYALEHELSSIPAMNKIFQQRRTIAVRLLNEMNLEVTPAQATFYLWVKLPNTVDTNEFCYNLLDKFGVVVTPGTAFGSYSNNNFRISLSVKEDRLIQAIRRIGYCLKQYGS, from the coding sequence GTGGATGTACTATCAAACCGTTTAAAGAGAATCCCACCATACGTTTTTACTTCAATTAATAAAAAGAAAAAGGAATTAATTAATGAAGGAATTGATATTATTGATTTAGGAATTGGAGCCCCTGATTTACCAACCCCTCCTTCCATCGTCAATAAGTTACAAACGGAATTAGCATCACAGCAACAAGTGTTTCAATATTCTCCTTTTAGTGGAATTGAAGAGTTCCGTGTAGCTGTGGCTAATTATTACAAAAATGTATACAACGTAACGTTAGATCCTAATGAGGAAGTTTTAACATTAATTGGATCGAAAGAAGGAATTTCTCACATCGTTCCTGCTCTCGCTGATAAAAATGATATCGTTTTAATTCCTGATCCAAGCTATCCTGTTTACAAAACGGCAACATATTTAGCTGATGCAACAGCGTATGAAATGCCGCTTTTAGCTAAGAATGACTACTTACCCGATTACGCTGTTATACCTGATGAAATATTACAATGCAGTAAGTTAATGTTTCTTAACTATCCAAATAATCCTACATCTACATCAGCTGACATTGATTTTTTCTCTAGAACTGTTGCATTTGCTGAGAAAAATAGCATTGCAGTTGCTCATGATGCTGCCTATCAATTAATGACTTTTGACAACAAACCAGCTCCAAGCATTTTACAAGTTGAAGGTGCAAAAGAATGCTGCGTAGAATTTGGCTCTTTTTCAAAATCTTTTAGTATGACAGGGTGGCGAATAGGCTATGTTGTTGGGAACAAAGACATTATTAAAGCGCTCGCAACAGTAAAGAATAACACTGATACATGCCAATTTATCCCCATTCAAAAAGCTGCTACTTACGCCTTGGAACATGAGCTTTCATCTATTCCTGCAATGAATAAAATCTTTCAACAAAGAAGAACTATTGCAGTACGGCTGCTGAATGAAATGAATCTTGAAGTAACACCAGCTCAAGCTACATTTTATCTGTGGGTAAAACTACCAAATACAGTCGACACGAATGAATTTTGCTATAACTTACTAGATAAGTTTGGAGTAGTTGTAACACCTGGAACTGCATTTGGTTCATATAGCAATAATAACTTCCGCATTTCTTTATCTGTCAAAGAAGATCGATTAATACAAGCAATAAGACGGATAGGTTACTGTTTAAAACAATATGGCTCATAA